Genomic DNA from Coffea arabica cultivar ET-39 chromosome 7e, Coffea Arabica ET-39 HiFi, whole genome shotgun sequence:
atttctcttttccttttaccGTCCAATTCCATCACTAGCCTACTGAATTTTCTTTTGGCATCACCTTAATTTAATCTCCATACCATACCAGTGACTTCTTTGGCAGGAGGAAAagttaggttgtgtttggattgcatttttcatggaaaaattattgtagcgatttgatgtatgtgaggaaaaaagttaatagagaaatgtgatcacgggAAACCACGTAATTTTTCGACGGAaaatcgcaatccaaacaaggcctaattATGGGAAAGTGAAAATAGCTAGGACTGTCTGTGACAAAGAAATTTGCAGAataggttttcttttcttttttttaaacactttgcgttcttttttttttattattatttttccccTTAGTCcgcaaagcaaaataaaataatgtgtAGAATTTGGATAAGGAAGAGCACTGCTGCTATTCACGACCCTCTGTGTTGTATCAGGACTCAGGGAGCTGTTTGGCTCAGCTGTTGAGAATATCTCCCTAAACGTCATCATCTTCCCTATTCTCTGCCTCCCCACTCCCTACCTCCCTCCCGTCGCGCCTCTGACGTAACGGCAAGAGCGTAACAGTTCACCTGAATTTTCTAACCGGCAAATAGCCACCAACTGTTATTTCCGCTGAAAACCAAGCCGCTTAGGTTTCACATGATCCTGAAGTAGCAACAGCATTGTCAACTTCGGGTGGGGCTCTGCTAGCATGGCCTCCATCACCTCCGTTGAATTGAATTATCTCATCTTTCGTTATCTCCAAGAGTCAGGTCTATATCTTTTCTCCCTACCTAGTTTAATGGAGCGTTTTCAGCATGCTAGGGTTTgtgtttctttctcttttttttccccgtttttcttttcttttcggtgggttttcttttccttttgtaatGTCATGCATGTAATGCTgttaattttttcaattatgGTTGGGTAAATGACGCCCACATTAAGCTTTTTGTAGTGAAATTTTGTGCTAAAGTTTCTGATTAGGGCATGTCTAGCTGTGGTTAGTATTTCTGGGAGGTCCATTTGGGTTCACATCAAGAAAAGTAAAGAACTTTATTGTTAATTACCtataatttgatttatttttgggTTAATCTTTGAAAAGAGGATAAAAGAGGGGGGAAATAAAGGATTAGGCCTTAATTGACTGTTAATTCAGAGTGATTTACTATTGGTTGATAGGTACTGGCTgggtcttttttccttttcacccTTCTGAAATGCTTGAGAAATTTCACGCATCCCTCCTCTGTCTGTGcccaaaatgagaaaaaaaatggaagattgaggaAAAGAGGTTTCTCTTTGCTAAGCTGGAACATGTTATAGCTGAAGTGGAAATGGTGATGATAACTTATTTAAGCTATTGTAGTTtagttttatcttattttttaaatgaagaCGGTGTTTTTTTAAAGCCCCGTAAAGTACTTTCACAAAGTAGCTTATTCTTTTCAGAATATCTAACATAGTAGTATCCTTTCAATTTGTTAaccaagtttttcaaaattgaattttCATAAGCAATCCTTACAGATACAATTTTTTCTTATATACGCTTGTGAGATAGAAATGGATTTCCAATCTATcaaacaactttttttttccttataggATTTAATGCAGCTGTGAGGGCTTTATGGCCATTATTGTATGCAGCTAGATGTATTGAGTGCTGATACCAGTCAAAGTGTTTGATCACTTAAATGTCCAAAAAGTGATCTGCAATAACATTACAAAATTAATAGTAATGGTTTAATAATTACTTTTTAGTTTCCATTtaatattgttaaaaaaaaaatgtgtcatTTCGTCAGTTTTGGACTTGTTGTTTGTCATAGGAACACATCTTAAGGTGCTCAGACACAGTGTTGTTTGTAACTGTGAACAGTAAAATATCCTCACTGGATTTACATGTCAGGATCTGTTGATCCATATTCCAGAGTCTTGTCGAGATGCATGGCATCAACCTAGTACAATTTACCAGGGCTCAGTTAGACAGGAGGAAACTGGTTACAATGCTAAATGACCAGAGGAATCTCTAgcatattttgaatttaatagCAAACCTTCTGCAGGGACCAAGAGATTGGATCTAACCGTAAGAAGAATATTTGGTATAAATAATTCACTTCTTGGTCACTAACCCCCTAAGTCACTATGACTGCCCCCGATCAGTGCAATGGGATAGCAAAATATAGTTCAGTTTTTTAAATTACATCTTATTATTTGTAGTTAGTGGGATCTACACTGAACAGGATCACTCTCTGCTATACACAATAGATGGCATGATTTTCCAGGAGCCAAGTTTGGGAAAAAGGTGGAACTTATTGATTATTTGAGTCAAGACAAAGAAGAATGTCCGTGttgttattttttcttcttctcatgGATTGCAATAGACGcttctttctctcttcttgTCTGTACATTTTGTCACTTGTTATACTTTTTGGCAGGTTTTACTCATTCAGCTTTTGCTTTTGGGTATGAGGCATGTATCAACAAGTGCCAGATTGATGGCAGTTTGGTTCCACCTGGAGCACTTGTCACTTTTGTACAAAAAGGACTTCAGTACTTAGAGATGGAAGCAAACTTGAGTAATGTTAGGATTGCAGGATTGCACTGCACTTGTTTGTTTCTTTATCAATTCCTAATTTAAGTTGGATGGATCTATAAATGTGTCATTTTGGCTTGATATAGAATTTGTTTTAAGCCTGCAGGCTGACTCTGATGTGGATGAGGATTTTTCATTTCTACAACCTCTCGATCTCATCACAAAGGATGTTTATGAGTTGCGTCGTACAATAAAGGAGAGGAGAAAGAATGAACTGAAAAAAACAAAGGAGAAAGAATTGGATAAGCAACATGAAGAAGCACATGGGCTGGTGAAAGATAGGGAAAAACAAGTGAGGAAAAGAGAGCGTGAAAAGGAGACAGAGCGAACAGAAGAGAAGCCAAGAGAAAAGGAGCATAGCTATCACAATGACAAAGAGGTTGATACCAATCATGAAGACCAGAAAAATGttagaaatgaagaaaatgggGTTTCTGGGGGTAAAGCTGCATAAACTTCTTCATTTCCATTGGGTTTTGGGATTTTGCATGTTAATTTGATGTGGATTTGATACTTGAAGACTAGTCAAGTGCATGTGATATCTTGATATTATATCTATGCTGCAACTTAGAGGCAAAATGTTGTAGTTTTCTCTTGCCTTTTCTCTTATATTTTCTTTGCTTAAAGATAGTTGCCTTGGCATTTTGTCGGGCCATGGTCACTTATTCGATACAGTCAGGGATCTATAGTTATTCATACTAcgatttatgatttttctgtacATTTTCTTTGCATAAAGATTGTTGCCTTGACATTTTCCGGTGCTGTGGTCACTGATTCAATCCTGCCATGGATGTATAGTTATTCATACTACAATTTATGCTTTTGTGGAAATTTTCCTTTCAAATTGAACCTGGTAGATTGATCCATTTACTCACCTGGTGCGAGCCACATTTCTTAAATTATACATGAaagttatatatattttacTTAGATGGTTAGTTTTTTATCTaatctttttaaaaaattttatttctttaccATGTCCTAGTATTTAACTTTAATCCACATTCTGGCCTTGGATAAACGTTAATAATTAAATCATGGATTTGGATTGGCATCTTTCTTGTTCCAGACACGTCATCTCTTGCATGGTCAAAAATCTGTCCACActaattgattaattttctgTAATTCTTATCAAATAGAAAGGGATTCTGTTAGCACAATTAGGCAGTCAAATGTTAGTATTCAGGAAACTGTGCTTATATTAAATGCTTAGTTCCTGCTTAGGTTTGATTTTCATAGTTTGGATTCTTTCCCACCAATTGCTGTTTTCTGATGCTGGTCAATTATCTGTAAGTGATTTTTCTCTGTGATTGGCTATTGGACCAGAACCAATGGAAATCTCTACCACCTCTACATCTCAAATTGTTGAACTTACTAGCTGTGATGTCACGATTTTGGAAGGCCACACTTCTGAGGTTTGTTATTTCCTGAATTTTTCATGTTTGCAATTTTACTATcttgttctatatttctttcaTATCAGTCCTGGTGATTTTCTTCTTTGTAGGTCTGTGCTTGTGCATGGAGCCCGTCAGGTTCACTCCTTGCATCAGGGTGGGTCTTCATGTTTCAGAACTTGTATTGGAGTGACATGTTTGTCTTTATTTAAGTTCCTAATaattctcaagttgaatcaatttttggttaactggCTATATTGCTATAGTTGTCAGTTTGCTTCTAGGAGAAGGTTGTCATTTGTATTCTATAGCTATGGCAGGGAAATGACAGTTAATTTTTGCTGATTTAGGTCATATTTTCAAGTAGTAGTTGCTGAATTAGGTCATCTTTTCATGTAGTAGTTTCTGAATTAGCTGTTTGTCTCCATGTTTAGTTGGCCTGCTTATAGTCACAAGGAACAAAATTGGTGAAGAAAATTTATCTTGGAAATATTGGTACTTAATTTGAAGACTTTTCTTGGGATTGGTTGTTTGTTTCAAACTAGGTGCTTGTATTCAAAGAAGAGTAACTAATTTTAACAGTATAGTGCCAATAAGAATTTAGAATATCAGGCAAATGCCTTACACTAGTTATACAGGGAAACTTTTTATTCGTTTGTTGGGGACTCCATAGTTAGACCCCCTTTAAGCAGTTTCTTAAATAAGTTCCTCCCTTTGTGAGTAACAGTTTTCAGCATAAACAGCTACTTGTACTGGCTTAGGAAATGATATTATAATGTAGTTACTTTTCAACTTTTGCTTGCAGGCATAAATTTACCTGTGTCTTTTTTGCAATTTCAGGTAAAATACTAGAGTTTGTTCTGTGTAGCTCTTAGCAAATTTTATTTGGTTGCACAGTGAGAGTCCAATTTTTACTGTTGATACTTATCGGCTGCACATCCACATTGGGGAAGTCCTATCTAGGCCATTCTTTTACAGCTATTCTGTGGCTttctattatctttttttttttggatgaatattttccaaattttaaaattgtgtTTTCATTATCTTTCTCTTCTTGAAATAAATTGGGGTCAACTTAGCTTGGCAAATAATCATCTAATTCATTAAACCAGAGTCTTTTCCTGTGTATACATAGGGTACCCTTTGCACAGCTGTAAGAATTATCATTGGTAACGGTAACAACCACACTTGCAGTGTTCCGAGCCTCCTTATTGAAATTCTTCTTATGTTGTGGCTGATTGTTTTATGCAACCAGATCTGGAGATTCAACAGCGCGGATTTGGAGAATTGGTGATGGGACCAATCAATCAAGTTCACAAAATGGTCCTGCTGGTGAAATAGTATTGCTGCATGTAAAAGCTAAAACAAATGAGAAAAGCAAAGATGTCACAGCTATTGATTGGAATGTGAgtattaaatttttttggattgGTTTCTCGTTATTGCTTAACATCCTATCAATTTAATTGATTACTTAATGCCCTGAGAAAGAGGAGTAATGCAAGCAAAGTAGGCACCACAGAGTGACTTTCAGGTCCAGGGATACCTTTTTATATCTTTATACTGGGTTAAAATCTCTCTGTCAAATTAGACTAGTGATCTATTACATTTCTCTTAGAAGGGGTTGCTTTCAAGGGCACCTCCTGGTTGCTATCGGTTGGTGACTTATCTGGACTCATGATTATGTCTTTGGAAAGGCTTTACTGTCTGTAACTAAAAG
This window encodes:
- the LOC140011163 gene encoding WD40 repeat-containing protein HOS15-like isoform X2 encodes the protein MASITSVELNYLIFRYLQESGFTHSAFAFGYEACINKCQIDGSLVPPGALVTFVQKGLQYLEMEANLSNADSDVDEDFSFLQPLDLITKDVYELRRTIKERRKNELKKTKEKELDKQHEEAHGLVKDREKQVRKREREKETERTEEKPREKEHSYHNDKEVDTNHEDQKNVRNEENGVSGEPMEISTTSTSQIVELTSCDVTILEGHTSEVCACAWSPSGSLLASGSGDSTARIWRIGDGTNQSSSQNGPAGEIVLLHVKAKTNEKSKDVTAIDWNIDGTLLATGSYDGQARIWSTDGELKSTLTRHKGPIFSLKWNKKCDYIVTGSCDKTAVVWDVKTEGFKQQFEFHSGPILDVDWRNNVSFATSSTDHMIYVCKIGETSPIKTFSDHQGEVNCLKWDPTGTLLASCSDDVTAKIWSLKQDKCIHDFKEHDKEIYTIRWSPTGPGTNNPNLPLLLASASFDSTVKLWDVEQGRLLCSLTGHSILIGLAGNLCTLLLLAQMVSTWPVALLTRVCSFGP